CCACCCACTGACAATCGCGCCGACACGATGGCCGAGGCCCGGCCGCCCCGCCCCTCACCCCGCCCCTCACCCCGCCCCTCACCCCGGCCGCCGCCGCTCCCTTCGGAGGCTCCGCCGCTCTCGCCCTCGCCGCTCTCCTCCGGCGGGTCGCGCAGGGTGCGCCGGCGGGCGGCCCACTGGATCGCGGCGCCGACGGCGGCCACCGCGCAGGAGACTCCGAAGCCGACGCCGACGGCGTAGAGCGGGCGGCCGGTGGTGGCGGCGCCCACGTAGCCGAGGCCGACCGAGTACGTCGCCCAGGTCGCCTCGGCGATGGCGGCGCCGAGTACGTATTTGCGCAGCGGGTAGCGCAGCACTCCGGAGGCCAGGGCGCCGACGATCCGGCCGCTGGGCAGGAACCGTACGGCGATCACGAAGGGCAGGCCGTAGCGCTGGATGCGGCCGGAGGTCCATTCCAGCAGCGCCCGGCGGCGGGGGTTGCGGCGCATCCAGGTCCGTACGGGCCCGCCGAAGCGGCGTGCGGCGGCGTACATGAGGAGGTCCCCGAGCAGTGCGCTGCCCCCGACGGTCAGCAGGACGAGGGGGAGGAAGACCTCTCCCCGGGAGGCGAGTACTCCGGTCGTGACAAGGAGCGCCGAGTTGGGGATCAGTGGTGGCAGCGTGGTGAGCACCAGCAGGCCGTAGAGGGCGAGTACGTCCATACGGCCGCCTCCTCGGATCCACCCCGAGCCCGTATATCCCAAGGCTGACGCGTGGCGGGGCGTGCGGCAACGCGGTGTGGCGCGGGGGCAGCGCGGCGGGTGCGCCCGGAAGCTGGATTGATACCCCCTAGGGGTATAAAGTACCGAAGCGTCGGGAGGCGCCGGCGGTTGCCGGAGTCAGCCGCTCACGGCACCCCCGGCGCGTGACACCACACGGAACACACAGCACCACACCGAACGCACCAGCACCACGCGGACACATCGGCACCACAAGGAGATCCCCCATGACCGAGAACGGCTCCTGCTGCACCCCCGAAGGCTCCTGCCACTCCGGCGGCACCGACGTCCAGGTCGGCGAGGTGACCACCACGTACCGGGTCACCGGCATGACCTGCGGCCACTGCGAGGGGGCGGTGTCGTCCGAGATCGGCGAGCTCGCCGGGGTGAGCTCGGTGCAGGCGGTCGCGGCCACCGGCCTGGTGACCGTCACCTCCAAGGCGCCGCTGGACGAGGACGCGGTGCGGGCGGCCGTCGACGAGGCCGGCTACGAGCTCGCGGGGCAGGCGGCCTGACGCGCCACCCTGGACCTCCGGGGTTGCCCGCAGCGGCCTCCGGGGCTCCCCACGCCCCCGCGCCCAGGAAACTTCACACAGCCCTTACAACCGGCACAACACCCATACCCAAGGGCCTCGATCTCCCTATGGAGGCCCTTGACCGCATTCGCCCCCATATGGCAAGAGACCCAGATCACACTCATCCGAACGTAACCATTGAGGGGGGTCGCGAGTCTAACCGGGCAAGTGCAGGCACCCCGGCGGGGCTTGCACTGCACAGCCGGGCTGATCTTGGGGGATCGTGCCCGGCTACGCGTGGCCGGGGCGACGTGCCCGGGGAGCTTTGAGCGGCCCTCCCGAACGTGCGCGTCCCGGCAGATCGCGGTGCAACCCGGAACGCCCGGACGGATCCCGTGGGGGGAATCCAACCGGGACAAGGGAAGCGCCCCGCGCTCTGGACCCG
This portion of the Streptomyces sp. 2114.4 genome encodes:
- a CDS encoding DedA family protein is translated as MDVLALYGLLVLTTLPPLIPNSALLVTTGVLASRGEVFLPLVLLTVGGSALLGDLLMYAAARRFGGPVRTWMRRNPRRRALLEWTSGRIQRYGLPFVIAVRFLPSGRIVGALASGVLRYPLRKYVLGAAIAEATWATYSVGLGYVGAATTGRPLYAVGVGFGVSCAVAAVGAAIQWAARRRTLRDPPEESGEGESGGASEGSGGGRGEGRGEGRGEGRGGRASAIVSARLSVGGPTVQS
- a CDS encoding heavy-metal-associated domain-containing protein codes for the protein MTENGSCCTPEGSCHSGGTDVQVGEVTTTYRVTGMTCGHCEGAVSSEIGELAGVSSVQAVAATGLVTVTSKAPLDEDAVRAAVDEAGYELAGQAA